Proteins encoded in a region of the Gigantopelta aegis isolate Gae_Host chromosome 13, Gae_host_genome, whole genome shotgun sequence genome:
- the LOC121387123 gene encoding uncharacterized protein LOC121387123 — MKHDLELNLDPTGRQKLTVPYRLPRIPPRSISPVDAVVEENRPRRSETMWGRFGYEAAIRIPTLLPSVNKMMVNTPNPSTSLAVPRFQNAGIMPLKYRQRHRMEDDMIRSLLQKADKAHTARETTTCRGDPSPTPVYSRVSSPTKSARSIHWTLGDHVITNSPLFDRKGRSRAQGPFSREFTVTCFAPHNWLRLKLGRSRSMMH; from the exons ATGAAACACGACCTTGAGCTTAACCTTGACCCCACGGGTCGACAGAAGCTAACGGTGCCATACAGATTACCCAGAATTCCCCCACGAAGTATTTCACCAGTTGATGCTGTTGTGGAGGAGAATCGCCCCAGACGTTCGGAAACGATGTGGGGACGCTTTGGGTACGAAGCAGCAATAAG AATCCCCACGTTGCTGCCGTCAGTGAACAAGATGATGGTGAATACACCGAACCCGAGCACGAGCCTGGCCGTGCCGAGATTTCAGAACGCCGGCATCATGCCGCTCAAATATCGACAGCGGCATAGAATGGAAGATGACATGATCAGGAG TCTGCTTCAGAAAGCCGATAAAGCCCACACGGCAAGGGAGACAACTACATGTCGCGGCGACCCGAGTCCGACCCCGGTGTACAGTCGAGTGTCGTCCCCCACCAAGTCGGCCAGAAGTATCCACTGGACACTTGGCGACCACGTCATAACCAACTCACCTCTCTTTGACAGAAAG gGTCGAAGCCGAGCACAGGGGCCATTCTCCAGAGAGTTCACCGTGACGTGTTTCGCCCCACACAACTGGCTCCGACTCAAGCTGGGCCGATCTAGATCCATGATGCATTAG